In one window of Macadamia integrifolia cultivar HAES 741 chromosome 2, SCU_Mint_v3, whole genome shotgun sequence DNA:
- the LOC122061189 gene encoding EIN3-binding F-box protein 2-like: MSQYRSTLRKLDLRLPLDLDNEHLSARNIRGLVSLRLQSCCLVTGEGLKTLNSTVNAELEELALINYDVIKREPGLLTTLGQSLRELRKLDLSYNEMLRDKELVSMLVSCKNLVDLNLRGCRRLMGATLLSMFKSCKLLETIDIKQCCRIEADNVEFFLLNSSRL, from the coding sequence ATGAGCCAGTACAGGTCTACTCTTCGGAAGCTCGACCTTCGTCTACCTCTTGACCTCGACAACGAACACCTCTCCGCACGGAATATCAGGGGACTCGTAAGCCTTCGCCTCCAGAGCTGTTGCCTCGTCACCGGTGAAGGACTCAAGACCCTGAATTCCACCGTCAACGCTGAGCTTGAAGAATTGGCCCTCATCAACTACGACGTCATCAAGAGAGAACCTGGGTTGCTCACCACTTTGGGTCAGAGCCTCAGGGAGCTCCGTAAATTGGATTTGTCCTATAACGAAATGTTACGCGATAAGGAACTCGTTTCCATGCTCGTCTCCTGTAAGAATCTGGTTGATTTAAATTTGAGAGGCTGCAGAAGGCTTATGGGTGCTACTCTGCTTTCCATGTTCAAAAGCTGCAAGCTTTTGGAGACCATCGACATCAAGCAGTGTTGCAGGATTGAGGCTGACAATGTTGAGTTCTTTCTTCTCAATTCCTCAAGACTCTGA